ATTAACCTTCGATGATGGATTTCTCAGTCACGTGATAATAGCTAGGGAACTAGTTAAGCATGGCATTTACTCGACATTCTTCATAGCACCTTATTTTAAAGGCAGGGATTTTTTGTCAAATAAATTGAACTCTCTAAATGTAATCTCTAAATTAGGTCATGAAATAGGTTCGCATGGGTTAACACATAGATTCCTAACCGCATTATCCCCTGGTGATATTGAGTATGAGGTTAGGATGTCAAAGGCGATTATTGAAGATATAATTGGAAGGAAGGTTTATGGTTTTGCTTATCCGTTTGATGCTTTTAATAATCAGGCAGTGGCTATTGTTATGAGGCATTATGATTATGCACGAAGAGGTTTCAATCCAAGTGACTTATTTAACATGAATGTATTATTAAATGGATATTTAATAAGCAGATACTTGATTAATTCCATTAATCCGTTATTATCTATAAGACGATTTATACGTATTTTAAAACTTAGAATCTCGTATAATAATCATCGACGTGATTTTAATGGTGATATCGGTTGGTTAGTATTTACGTTTCATAATGAGCCAATAGAGGAAATACTCCATTTAGTATCAATTATTAAGCGATTAGGTGGTTTACTAGGTATTAGGGTTGAGTTTAAGCCCATGTGTAATGTTTTCTTTGGGGAATGCCTAGAGTAGTTGTTGTGATGCCGGCGTTTAATGAGGAGAAATTTATCGGCAAAAGCCTAGGTTCAATCATTAGTCAGAGTGTTAGGCCGTATTTGGTGATTGTTTGTGATAATGGTAGTACCGATAACACGCCCAGCATAGCCCGTAAGGTCCTTAGTAAGTCCGGCATTGACTATAGTATTGTTAATGTACGTAGGCACCCAGAGTTTGGTAAGTTCAACATAAACGTAGTTTATCACAGGTGCGCTCTCGAGTCCTTGAGAGAGGTCTCTGATTTCGTGGCAACAATAGAGGCTGACACGATACTTAAGCACGATTATTTCGAAAAGGTAATACGGGCTTTAAATAATGATGAGGGACTCGGTATAGCCTCTGGTCGTATAATTGCATTTAGTGGATATGAGATTGTTGTCGACTCATTCCCACTGCCTGGGAGCTACGTTGGTTTACCTGGATCTGCCAGGGTTTATAGGTATGGTTGTTGGCGTGAGCTTAATACGAAGTTCGGCATGCTACGCCTTCCTGCCTGGGATACAGACCATGTCGCCCTAGCTGTGGCATTGGGTTGGAGGGTCGCTAAGATACACGATGCCATTGCCTACACTAGACCTGATAGACCGTTTAGGGGCTTTTATAGAGGCGTTGTTGATGCAATGCATGGCTTACCGTATTGGTGGGCCACGTATAAGGCATTCACTAAGAGAGACCCTAATTATTTAATTGGCTATTTGAAGTGTAGATTAACTAACTGTGGTAATCATGTACCGCCCATACTAAAGGCCTTGTATGGGGAATCTGCCAAAAACGTGTTTTTAAAGATATTATCCTTACCTCCCAAAATGCTCTTCCGCCTTAACAATGCCTAGGTCTATTAAGGCTAGTTTAAGAAGCCGTGATTTATTTAAGAACGATGCGCTTTAAAGAAGGTACGGTTCAGCCCTCTCTAATCTACCCGTTTTGGATCCAACCCTGAACTCAAACTTCTCAAGTGCCGTCACACCTAGTAGTGCGTCTACATTTGTGGGTAGCTTGAGGTTCGGCCATACTTCAACATCCCCGTAGGTTACGGAATCTTTCACCTTAATCTCGCCACCACCATACTTGACTTTAACAATACTACCGTCAGGTAGTCTCCCAACTCTCTCATACTTAAACTCCATGCCAAGCCCCTGAGCCTTCTCAGGGGTGGTGATAATGTCTCCATAGAAGCCAGTATCAACAAGAACCCTTAACCCAACCCCACCACCAGGCCCACGAACCTCCGCATCAACAACTACAGAACCCACAGCGCACACCAAGTATTTTTAACTACCAGAAGTATTTTTAATGCTTGATCCTAAATTTTAGTTTAATATGTTATGTATCGAAGTTTATAGTATGTTGAAGTTTTAAAGAATAATTTTTCTTATTTCTTAGGTATCTCAAATAATGGAGAGTAATACTCTAAAATAAATATACACAGTGAGTTAGGGTCTATATGTTATTAATTTCAGGGCAACTGGCGCAGAGAATACTGGAGGAAAGCGAGGCTATGGGTCTTGATCCACAGCAATACTTAGCTATACTCCTTAATAAGGGTACTCCGCAGCGGAGACTTGACTTATTACCGCTGAAGTATAAGATAGCCATAGCAGAGGTAGTCACTGAGGCCGCCTTGACTACCTTTAAGAAAGTGGTTGTTGTTTGGAGTGGTGGTAAGGATAGTACAGTTGTGCTGCACCTTGCTAAGACTGTTGCTGATAGGGTTGGTAAGGCGTTTGATGTAGTTTTCATAGACCACTACATGCATTTTGACGAAACCTTAGAGTTTATCGAGAAGGTTGCTAAGGAATGGGGCCTTAGGCTGTTCGTTAAGGGTAATGAGAGGCTTAAAGGCTTTAAGTACGGTGACGTGGTTAAAGTCGACCAACTTGACCAGAGGGATCGTGATGAGCTCCTCAGGATAGGCTATGCAAAGCCTGAGTTCACCTTCAGCCTAAATAACATAGCTGCAAACCACCTACTGAAGACTGTGCCCCTGAACGAATTCATTAGTGATGGTCATTACGATGGGGTATTCGTTGGTATTAGGTGGGATGAGAATCCTGCTAGGGCTGGCGAAGTGTTCTTCAGTAGGCGTGAGAAGCCACTACACATTAGGGTTCATCCCATTCTTCCATTTACCGAGAGGGATGTTTGGGACTACACATTGAGTAATAAGCTACCGATAAACCCACTGTACTATAGGGGTTTTAGGAGTATTGATGATAAGTACGAGACTAAGCCGACTGGTGATAGGCCTGCCTGGGAGCAGGATTTGGAGGGTAGTCCTGAACGCGCTGGTAGGGCTCAGGATAAGGAGGGCATAATGGAGTTACTTAGGCGTTACGGGTATATGTGATCATGAAGAGACCGAACATAATAATACTAGTCATTGATACGTTAAGGGAGGACCACAGTCAAGGGCTTAACAGGCTCAGCGAGCTTGGCTTTGTGAAATATGAGAATGCCATTGCACCAGCGCCATGGACACTACCAAGCCACGTAAGCCTAATTACAGGATTGTACCCAAGCCAACATGGAATTCATGAGGGTTTTAGTAGGACTAATGAGGATTTGATGCACATAGCCACCGCAGGCATGAGTAGGTTAAGCTACGGTTTGTTGGGCGAGTTGAGGGATTACGAATACACAACCCATATAATCACCGCAAACCCGTACCTAAGCACGAAATTCGGGTTTAAGGCATACGAGAATGTGGTAGTACCTGGAAGGTTCTACTCAGAGAAGCACCTGGCCCTTTATAGGGAGTGGGTTGGGAAGTATGGCCGTAATAGGTATGTGATGTTTAGGGATTTCGTTAAGAATGGCAGGTACGTGGATGCCATCCTCGGCATTATCTATAGTTCAATGAATGTCATAGAGGTATTGGCGCATAGGTTAGGGGTTCATGATTTGAGTATGGAGAAGGGTTCGAGATTGATAACGAGGATTATTGAGAAACGTAGGTTTATGGAGCCATTCTTACTATTAATAAATATAATGGAGGCTCATAGCCCGTACCTACCTGATGACCTAGGCGATGTGAAGTATAATAATGCTATCAGTAGGTGGATTATTGATGAGTATGTTAATGACCCAATAATTGAGAGACTTAGGATTAGTTACCCAAGGCATTCATCCCTTGCCGTTGAGAGGGCCATAGGTATAGTACATGCATTAAGACCCTACCTCGACAATTCACTGATCATTGTGACCTCTGACCACGGTGAACTGCTCGGTGATGGTGGTTTGGGACATGGCTACTTCCTCAAGGATGGGTTACTCAGGGTGCCGTTATGGATTAGGTGGCCGAGTGGTGTCAAACCGCCTAAGCAAGCTGGCCACTACGTCAGCTTAACCCAAATACCCAGTATAATCAATAACGTAATTAATGGTGATGAGGTGAGGGTGGGGAGCAACTTAGCCTTATCAGAGAGCTTTGGGGCACCGCCATACATGGATTACAGTAAAGCAACGCATGAGCAGTTACGTAAGATATTCTCCCACAGGGTTAGGGTCTACACTAGGGGATGCATATTCACGTACAACGTGAGCATGGAGATAATCGAGGAAGGCAATTGCGAAGAAGGCACGGCAAAGGAAATAATCAAGAACTTTATATCGTTAAGACCCCAACCAACCACGTGAGGTTTGGTTCACTGGGTTTAGCCCTGCTTACCTTTGGGTTCTTCCTTAAGTGCCCTCAAAGCGTTCTCTATCTCGTCGCTCCATTTTATCCTCGTCCTCAGTTCCTCTATGCGTCTTATTAGTTCGTTTATGAGGAGTCTTATGTCGTAGGCTGCCTCCTCCCTGCCTCTGTACTTGCTCAACGCCATGTCTGGGTCCGGCCCGTTGTATTGGTAGTCGTGGAGATCCAGCGCTGTGCTCGTCCATGCCGATAACCCATCGTAACCTATTTCCTCAAGCATTTGTGACAATGCCTTCATCCTACTTGTCGGTACTCTAGGCACGGCCCTTTCCCTGAGCCACCTCCTCTCTTCGTCAGTCTTTGCGATTTGCATTAATTTATCGAGCTCAAGCCTCAATAAGGCAGCCAACAAAGCACGCCAGGACTGAAAGGCCTTACCCGCGGCATTCCTAACAAGACCATCCTTTAGAAACCTAATCGCCAGTGAGGCCTCGACCAAGGACTCAAGAAGCCACGCATTCACGTAATCCTCCGTCGACGGCTTCGGCAACGGATTCTCAAGGGTTTCTGTATCCACGCTATGGTGTTTCGCCTAGCCTACTTAAATACCTTGGCATTAGGCAGGCGCTCATGCGCATGATGACCCATGGCTCGACGTGCTGGGAGACTGATCTACTTGTTGGGTGGTTAGTGATTGGGTGTTGGTGGTTTTGTTCCATTATTACTCCGCATATTATGTCGGTGTCTAAGCTTGGTTCTTTCCAGGGCTTCCTGTCCATGCTCACGGCTATGATTAGTACCTCAGTGGTAAACATGATGGTTCGGGTCCTGGCGTGAGTACCGCATTACTGCCTAGATGCTTCCAACGCCCTCCTAACGGCATCCCTATGCAGCGGCGACTGCCAGGCCACGTACCTACCTATCCCAAGCTCTAAATCCCTCTCTGGCGGTGGTTCGTCTATCCACAGCTGTTCCATCCTCCTGGGTAGGAAGTATAGGATTAGGTTTCTGCTTATTAACTCGTTGGTGAGTTCCTCGGGTGCATTAAACCATAGGTAATCCGGGTCATTAACGGCCTCCCCGAGATGACCATGCTACCTCCTAATAAAGTTATACGTTAGGTTCTTCCTAGTGATTAGGTCGTTAATGACGGCCTCCGTATCCCAATTAGCCTTGTATAGCATTTCCAAGATCCTTGGGTTTCCCCCGGTTAACCTCCAGGCCTCCTCAAAGTCCGGCTTACCGCCCGGTATTTGCTCATAGAGCTGCCTGAATCCCTCCTTACCTATGTTCCACATCGGCCTTAAGTTAGCCCACTCGTGCCTACCTATTTCGCGTAGGCTCATTACCTCGCTCGTGGCTGCTATGGTTACGACTCTCTCATAGGGCCTTGGTGGATGTTCAAGGATTCCTAACATCCCCTTCACATAAATCGCTGCTCTATCAATGCCAATGGCCTGGAACACATCGTCAACTATTATCGCAATCCTCCCACGACCAAGGCTTATCGCCTCCCTCGCAACATCGATTACTGACCAAACAACACCACCCCAAGACAACTGCGACGTGGCCTCCCTAACCAGGCTGATTAACTTATCCCTAAGACTTTGTACGCCGATTTCCACCGTGAACTCCTTCTCGACTGGGTTGATGTAAATTACGTCGAAGCCACCCAGCGCGAAGGATTTTAGGGCGTCGCTCGGTGTCTCTACTAGTGGTTCTCCTGCTAGGTTGAAGCTCGTGTTTAGGATTATTCCCTCGCCGGTCAGGTCCTTGAATGCCTTGATTAGTTCGTACCATGTTGGGTTCTCGTCCTTAGCAACAGTCTGTGGTCTTGCAGTCCCATCAACGTGGTACACAGCAGGCACAACCTCGCCCATACCCTCCCTAAATTTGAACATTAGTATCATGAACTGATGAGGCACTGGGTCTATGAAGTACTTACCAGCGTCCTCAACAAGTAGCGAAGGAGCCAACGGCCTCCACCACTCCCTACCCTTAATATCATTCACCAACCTCCACATCTCCCTACGCCTAGGATCAGCCACAATTGAGCGGTTACCAAGGGCCCTAGGACCCAACTCTGCACGGCCCTGGTACCAAGCAATCACATTGCCCTTGGCAATGAGTTCGGCAACCTCATTGACATCATCACCAATGTACCTAGCCTCAAACCTACTACGCTCGACAATCTTCTTTATTTCATCGTCAGAGTACTCAGGACCGAGGTAGACAGTCCTTAACCTTTGATTCCTCATCTTCCCACCAAGCACGTGCTCGTACACGTACGC
This is a stretch of genomic DNA from Vulcanisaeta moutnovskia 768-28. It encodes these proteins:
- a CDS encoding polysaccharide deacetylase family protein — translated: MIRRLFVSLTFDDGFLSHVIIARELVKHGIYSTFFIAPYFKGRDFLSNKLNSLNVISKLGHEIGSHGLTHRFLTALSPGDIEYEVRMSKAIIEDIIGRKVYGFAYPFDAFNNQAVAIVMRHYDYARRGFNPSDLFNMNVLLNGYLISRYLINSINPLLSIRRFIRILKLRISYNNHRRDFNGDIGWLVFTFHNEPIEEILHLVSIIKRLGGLLGIRVEFKPMCNVFFGECLE
- a CDS encoding glycosyltransferase; this translates as MPRVVVVMPAFNEEKFIGKSLGSIISQSVRPYLVIVCDNGSTDNTPSIARKVLSKSGIDYSIVNVRRHPEFGKFNINVVYHRCALESLREVSDFVATIEADTILKHDYFEKVIRALNNDEGLGIASGRIIAFSGYEIVVDSFPLPGSYVGLPGSARVYRYGCWRELNTKFGMLRLPAWDTDHVALAVALGWRVAKIHDAIAYTRPDRPFRGFYRGVVDAMHGLPYWWATYKAFTKRDPNYLIGYLKCRLTNCGNHVPPILKALYGESAKNVFLKILSLPPKMLFRLNNA
- a CDS encoding carbamoyltransferase C-terminal domain-containing protein; the encoded protein is MGLAPYGQKSRYYEKLRSYFRFDDKDYPYYISVDGSRPRVVKGDDATYMRPYRVIANSLFPGRVPWNPRGDLNRDAVDLAWAVQAVTEEAMLRLAEWAREHTGEDRLALAGGVALNAKANMAIHYAKLFNEMFIFPAANDAGTTVGAAAYVYEHVLGGKMRNQRLRTVYLGPEYSDDEIKKIVERSRFEARYIGDDVNEVAELIAKGNVIAWYQGRAELGPRALGNRSIVADPRRREMWRLVNDIKGREWWRPLAPSLLVEDAGKYFIDPVPHQFMILMFKFREGMGEVVPAVYHVDGTARPQTVAKDENPTWYELIKAFKDLTGEGIILNTSFNLAGEPLVETPSDALKSFALGGFDVIYINPVEKEFTVEIGVQSLRDKLISLVREATSQLSWGGVVWSVIDVAREAISLGRGRIAIIVDDVFQAIGIDRAAIYVKGMLGILEHPPRPYERVVTIAATSEVMSLREIGRHEWANLRPMWNIGKEGFRQLYEQIPGGKPDFEEAWRLTGGNPRILEMLYKANWDTEAVINDLITRKNLTYNFIRR
- a CDS encoding phosphoadenosine phosphosulfate reductase family protein; translated protein: MLLISGQLAQRILEESEAMGLDPQQYLAILLNKGTPQRRLDLLPLKYKIAIAEVVTEAALTTFKKVVVVWSGGKDSTVVLHLAKTVADRVGKAFDVVFIDHYMHFDETLEFIEKVAKEWGLRLFVKGNERLKGFKYGDVVKVDQLDQRDRDELLRIGYAKPEFTFSLNNIAANHLLKTVPLNEFISDGHYDGVFVGIRWDENPARAGEVFFSRREKPLHIRVHPILPFTERDVWDYTLSNKLPINPLYYRGFRSIDDKYETKPTGDRPAWEQDLEGSPERAGRAQDKEGIMELLRRYGYM
- a CDS encoding sulfatase-like hydrolase/transferase; its protein translation is MKRPNIIILVIDTLREDHSQGLNRLSELGFVKYENAIAPAPWTLPSHVSLITGLYPSQHGIHEGFSRTNEDLMHIATAGMSRLSYGLLGELRDYEYTTHIITANPYLSTKFGFKAYENVVVPGRFYSEKHLALYREWVGKYGRNRYVMFRDFVKNGRYVDAILGIIYSSMNVIEVLAHRLGVHDLSMEKGSRLITRIIEKRRFMEPFLLLINIMEAHSPYLPDDLGDVKYNNAISRWIIDEYVNDPIIERLRISYPRHSSLAVERAIGIVHALRPYLDNSLIIVTSDHGELLGDGGLGHGYFLKDGLLRVPLWIRWPSGVKPPKQAGHYVSLTQIPSIINNVINGDEVRVGSNLALSESFGAPPYMDYSKATHEQLRKIFSHRVRVYTRGCIFTYNVSMEIIEEGNCEEGTAKEIIKNFISLRPQPTT
- a CDS encoding PaREP1 family protein, whose protein sequence is MDTETLENPLPKPSTEDYVNAWLLESLVEASLAIRFLKDGLVRNAAGKAFQSWRALLAALLRLELDKLMQIAKTDEERRWLRERAVPRVPTSRMKALSQMLEEIGYDGLSAWTSTALDLHDYQYNGPDPDMALSKYRGREEAAYDIRLLINELIRRIEELRTRIKWSDEIENALRALKEEPKGKQG